In the Ctenopharyngodon idella isolate HZGC_01 chromosome 4, HZGC01, whole genome shotgun sequence genome, one interval contains:
- the LOC127511024 gene encoding sialic acid-binding Ig-like lectin 13 yields the protein MYMMEIFMTFLLTGCLIQGVFCGFSISLPERVEALEGSCVFIPCTFNIEQQYEQYLTDVKRIWYKDKNIVFDSSRSDTGLLRGEIFGTPTEKNCTTHFDNVEQKDNGSYSFRLEAKVGLKHNFTNTVEIVVIVECHIVHAASVLIVSTQTHSESVEGSAGGDGGDGGKLCESALLD from the exons ATGTACATGATGGAAATATTTATGACGTTCCTCCTCACTGGATGTCTGATACAAG gagTTTTTTGTGGCTTCAGTATCAGTCTGCCGGAGAGAGTAGAAGCTCTAGAAGGATCCTGTGTTTTCATACCCTGCACATTTaatattgaacaacaatatgaACAATATCTCACTGATGTGAAGAGAATATGGtataaagacaaaaacataGTGTTTGACTCCAGTAGGTCCGACACTGGATTGTTAAGAGGAGAAATATTTGGCACTCctacagagaaaaactgcacCACCCACTTCGATAATGTTGAGCAGAAAGATAATGGGTCATATTCCTTCAGACTTGAAGCCAAAGTTGGATTGAAACATAATTTCACAAACACTGTTGAAATTGTCGTCATAGTTGAGTGTCATATTGTTCATGCTGCTTCTGTCTTAAT AGTCTCCACCCAAACCCACAGTGAGTCTGTTGAAGGATCAGCAGGAGGTGACGGAGGTGACGGAGGGAAGCTCTGTGAATCTGCGCTGCTCGACTAA